Proteins from a single region of Scylla paramamosain isolate STU-SP2022 chromosome 13, ASM3559412v1, whole genome shotgun sequence:
- the LOC135106483 gene encoding cytochrome c oxidase assembly factor 6 homolog isoform X1, with the protein MRRLMNISAGRMSFRDKGVRKACWDSRDRYWACLDLPGIQRDHCLELRRLYELACPGHWVKHFDRKRQYMEFQERIHSVGLREPATLSSCPALDTPLTRRHRVYSEVVFT; encoded by the exons ATGA GACGCCTCATGAATATCAGCGCAGGGAG GATGTCATTCCGGGACAAGGGCGTGAGGAAGGCGTGCTGGGACTCCAGGGACCGCTACTGGGCCTGCCTTGACCTGCCGGGCATCCAGCGGGACCATTGCCTGGAGCTGCGCCGCCTGTACGAGCTTGCCTGCCCCGGACACTGG GTGAAGCACTTTGACCGCAAGCGTCAGTACATGGAGTTCCAGGAGCGAATACACTCGGtagg ACTACGGGAGCCAGCCACACTGTCGTCGTGCCCCGCCCTTGACACGCCCCTCACCAGAAGACACCGCGTCTACAGCGAGGTCGTCTTCACCTAG
- the LOC135106483 gene encoding cytochrome c oxidase assembly factor 6 homolog isoform X2: MNISAGRMSFRDKGVRKACWDSRDRYWACLDLPGIQRDHCLELRRLYELACPGHWVKHFDRKRQYMEFQERIHSVGLREPATLSSCPALDTPLTRRHRVYSEVVFT; encoded by the exons ATGAATATCAGCGCAGGGAG GATGTCATTCCGGGACAAGGGCGTGAGGAAGGCGTGCTGGGACTCCAGGGACCGCTACTGGGCCTGCCTTGACCTGCCGGGCATCCAGCGGGACCATTGCCTGGAGCTGCGCCGCCTGTACGAGCTTGCCTGCCCCGGACACTGG GTGAAGCACTTTGACCGCAAGCGTCAGTACATGGAGTTCCAGGAGCGAATACACTCGGtagg ACTACGGGAGCCAGCCACACTGTCGTCGTGCCCCGCCCTTGACACGCCCCTCACCAGAAGACACCGCGTCTACAGCGAGGTCGTCTTCACCTAG
- the LOC135106483 gene encoding cytochrome c oxidase assembly factor 6 homolog isoform X3, producing the protein MSFRDKGVRKACWDSRDRYWACLDLPGIQRDHCLELRRLYELACPGHWVKHFDRKRQYMEFQERIHSVGLREPATLSSCPALDTPLTRRHRVYSEVVFT; encoded by the exons ATGTCATTCCGGGACAAGGGCGTGAGGAAGGCGTGCTGGGACTCCAGGGACCGCTACTGGGCCTGCCTTGACCTGCCGGGCATCCAGCGGGACCATTGCCTGGAGCTGCGCCGCCTGTACGAGCTTGCCTGCCCCGGACACTGG GTGAAGCACTTTGACCGCAAGCGTCAGTACATGGAGTTCCAGGAGCGAATACACTCGGtagg ACTACGGGAGCCAGCCACACTGTCGTCGTGCCCCGCCCTTGACACGCCCCTCACCAGAAGACACCGCGTCTACAGCGAGGTCGTCTTCACCTAG
- the LOC135106483 gene encoding cytochrome c oxidase assembly factor 6 homolog isoform X4 has protein sequence MRRLMNISAGRMSFRDKGVRKACWDSRDRYWACLDLPGIQRDHCLELRRLYELACPGHWVKHFDRKRQYMEFQERIHSTTGASHTVVVPRP, from the exons ATGA GACGCCTCATGAATATCAGCGCAGGGAG GATGTCATTCCGGGACAAGGGCGTGAGGAAGGCGTGCTGGGACTCCAGGGACCGCTACTGGGCCTGCCTTGACCTGCCGGGCATCCAGCGGGACCATTGCCTGGAGCTGCGCCGCCTGTACGAGCTTGCCTGCCCCGGACACTGG GTGAAGCACTTTGACCGCAAGCGTCAGTACATGGAGTTCCAGGAGCGAATACACTCG ACTACGGGAGCCAGCCACACTGTCGTCGTGCCCCGCCCTTGA
- the LOC135106485 gene encoding uncharacterized protein LOC135106485, producing MEQEVNRHQPMGVPHSFGRWRSALQSVSQDSSSEQSSVWNEGTCNKISRSDGENMIDNCSSVTKLHGNQRRGPLIPLRDVNNSIEPTEGVQVLGTQSAKKQYGYKSITSFRKSHQRRSCAPRFMNTGSESPWATNATANEGYKNDKTNNLYSSATKFPVSQGEDCENVPEEPAVPKFTSRFQSRLRRRSSLLKCEGDAETKITENCSESTNATANEGYKSDRTNNLYSSATKFPMSQGDDCENVPEEPAVPKFTSRFQSRLRRRSSLLKCEGDLKTKIQDNVIENCSESKDKSRNEHKTILEDEQEEADVISSHFKSSKVRMDNQEEPASEKESEQKSHFLVGEGRRRLSGAKGRRSLLEFARQRALVSQSSVERVTASGGSEIAPSGQRPGISVCRSRFSQWMPNGSLGKISQQKDLPVTNKAEGNKLQDCRKMLAFESGDEGEDSEDQTAPLSMLVQTPIMNRASVLQNPRDQKQQKKVCEPIIKKSLLDNGVKTSRFRRKSIVIRQQPEDNSASSHQNMELKVSRFTPPITNKSVNPSSEALLWHRTQPENSDAPSHTLQEASTYSCSSISSEKKINVPAHPGSTKRMQRRRSAAVLCVRTPMKRKSMSFEPKSTSKLICSSVSSKTLGAKGTQKHIKSRRSLIVGTQLSSLPQSVNKVIPSDSECLHEENTMQDKVTSGNSNKVDASTNTTINFAKIKHLDLKVLKDIESLLKEQEELNAEAVLLQDKTTARRLEMKQKKLMESFATSISPLKRLKAMFSENHVEEGEVKESPQQDKAEGESGACESAVATQESHCSLDQSGTEWVSPKAPLDIRNHQIQWRRRQQDNRLTRTFQESSIKEEEFAEPYQGDTSPFTILVGDCERPSLAPMTPHSRKHVGMLKLSLKEQLEQLYNN from the exons ATGGAGCAGGAAGTGAATCGTCACCAGCCCATGGGGGTCCCTCACTCATTTGGCAG GTGGAGGAGTGCACTGCAGTCTGTAAGTCAAGATTCCAGTAGTGAGCAGTCTTCTGTATGGAATGAG GGCACATGTAACAAAATCTCCAGAAGTGATGGAGAAAATATGATAGATAATTGTTCCTCTGTTACAAAGCTGCATGGGAATCAAAGAAGAGGCCCTCTCATACCCCTTAGAGATGTGAATAATTCTATAGAACCTACAGAGGGGGTTCAAGTCCTGGGTACTCAGTCTGCCAAGAAGCAGTATGGCTACAAATCTATCACCAGTTTCAGGAAAAGTCATCAGCGAAGGTCGTGTGCACCTCGCTTTATGAACACAGGATCTGAATCTCCGTGGGCTACCAATGCCACAGCTAATGAAGGttacaaaaatgataaaactaATAACCTGTACTCTTCGGCAACCAAGTTTCCAGTGAGTCAAGGTGAGGATTGTGAAAATGTGCCTGAGGAGCCTGCAGTTCCAAAGTTCACCTCCAGGTTTCAGTCACGcctcaggaggaggagtagcttGCTGAAGTGTGAAGGAGATGCAGAGACAAAGATAACTGAGAATTGCTCTGAAAGTACCAATGCCACTGCTAATGAAGGTTACAAAAGTGATAGAACTAATAACTTGTATTCTTCGGCAACCAAGTTCCCAATGAGTCAAGGTGATGATTGTGAAAATGTACCTGAGGAGCCTGCAGTTCCAAAGTTCACCTCCAGGTTTCAGTCACGcctcaggaggaggagtagcttACTAAAGTGTGAAGGAGATTTAAAGACAAAGATTCAAGATAATGTAATCGAGAATTGCTCTGAAAGTAAAGACAAAAGTAGAAATGAACATAAAACAATTCTTGAAGatgaacaggaggaggcagatgTTATTTCTTCCCACTTCAAAAGTTCCAAAGTCAGAATG GATAATCAGGAAGAGCCAGCcagtgagaaagagagtgaaCAGAAATCCCACTTCCTtgtgggggaaggaagaaggcgaTTAAGTGGAGCAA AAGGAAGAAGGTCTCTGCTTGAGTTTGCAAGACAGAGAGCCCTGGTTTCTCAGTCCTCTGTGGAAAGAGTGACAGCCTCAGGAGGAAGTGAAATAGCTCCCTCAGGACAAAGACCTG GTATTTCAGTGTGCAGATCACGCTTCAGTCAGTGGATGCCAAACGGGAGTTTGGGAAAGATCAGCCAGCAGAAAGACTTGCCAGTGACAAACAAAGCAGAGGGGAACAAGTTACAG GATTGTCGGAAGATGTTGGCATTTGAGagtggagatgagggagaggacagTGAGGACCAGACTGCCCCTCTCTCCATGCTGGTTCAGACACCAATCATG AATAGAGCATCTGTTCTTCAGAATCCCAGAGatcaaaaacagcaaaaaaaagtcTGTGAGCCTATTATCAAGAAAAGCCTCCTTGATAATGGTGTGAAGACTTCGAGGTTCAGGAGAAAGAGTATTGTAATTCGCCAGCAGCCAGAGGATAATTCTGCTTCATCACATCAAAATATGGAACTGAAGGTTTCAAGATTTACCCCTCCTATTACCAACAAAAGTGTGAATCCATCAAGTGAAGCTTTGCTATGGCACAGAACACAACCAGAAAACTCTGATGCTCCCAGTCACACACTACAGGAAGCCAGCACTTACAGCTGCTCAAGTATAAGTagtgagaagaaaattaatgttcCTGCACATCCAGGGTCCACCAAGAGAATGCAAAGACGAAGAAGTGCTGCTGTCCTATGTGTTCGTACTccaatgaagagaaaaagtatGAGCTTTGAGCCAAAGAGCACCTCTAAGTTGatttgttcttctgtttcatcaAAAACATTAGGTGCTAAGGGAACACAGAAACATATTAAGTCAAGAAGAAGTTTGATTGTGGGTACACAGTTATCTTCACTGCCTCAGTCAGTGAACAAAGTGATCCCATCTGACAGTGAATGTTTGCATGAAGAGAATACAATGCAAGATAAAGTGACATCTGGCAATTCTAATAAAGTTGATGCCTCCACGAACACAACAATTAACTTTGCCAAGATCAAGCATTTAGATTTAAAAGTCTTAAAAGATATTGAAAGCCTTCTAAAGGAGCAAGAAGAATTAAATGCTGAAGCAGTCCTATTGCAGGATAAGACTACAGCAAGGCGTCTggaaatgaagcaaaagaaGCTG ATGGAGAGTTTTGCAACTTCAATATCACCGTTAAAGAGACTAAAAGCCATGTTCTCAGAAAACCATGTGGAGGAAGGTGAAGTAAAG GAAAGCCCTCAACAAGACAAGGCTGAAGGTGAGAGTGGTGCATGTGAAAGTGCTGTTGCCACACAAGAGTCGCACTGTTCCTTGGACCAGAGTGGGACAGAGTGGGTGAGTCCCAAGGCACCTCTTGACATCAGGAACCACCAGATACAGTGGAGGCGACGGCAGCAGGACAACAG GTTAACAAGGACATTCCAAGAATCCAGTATCAAAGAGGAGGAGTTTGCAGAACCTTACCAAGGAGACACCTCCCCCTTCACTATTCTGGTGGGTGACTGTGAGCGGCCATCTCTTGCCCCAATGACACCACACTCACGTAAACATGTGGGTATGCTGAAGTTGAGCTTGAAGGAACAGCTGGAGCAATTATATAATAACTGA